Proteins encoded within one genomic window of Haematobia irritans isolate KBUSLIRL chromosome 5, ASM5000362v1, whole genome shotgun sequence:
- the jef gene encoding major facilitator superfamily domain-containing protein 6 jef, translating into MDQYGGGAANPFGAPSGMGGGGYEQQQYGDYGGGGGGYDQTAGYGQDAGGYGQGMGGVGVPQQPYGVAARPRVDVEAEGEVDPSLYPEPKEATNKIRGHADVVEMLFGPTEHELIPVKSFYFFFYAAFGSLFPLMGVYFKQMGMNPGQCGILIGMRPFVEFLSAPFWGSYADRCRQGKKLLLGSLACWILFTIPLSFIKPEPVKCIERNATGFVLTYTRSKRDLSAFNMADIVGDSVETFDSEAAIKGAQTMPAPEAIEESHSRRKRSIFPRIDAGISPVHIRFVSNYDAKEHNDYVTPIFSSMVYRTPDIQKAFFLLLLVILIGEFFSAPAITLADSAVITLLGEDSDKYGHQRMFGSLGWGISMFVVGIVLDHSTSFSHHPCGAGHMEKNYNVCFAIFTVLMTCAIISATKITFKYDPIDLEVQPQQDVIDPNKKAEEESMNQLAAQLNLPSLAVAGSSGTGTGTATASGIGGPTPNIGAESKMFAQTNKEMPEWMTVLTHIKDVKTASFLFVAWFMGFGIGLIFTFLFWHLQDFGGSPTLFGVASVINHVSEIFAYFFSFRLITKIGHVKVLCLGLMGNVVRFLYISYITNPWMVLPFELMQGITHAAVWAASCSYIAHNTPKHLRGSSQGVLQGIHHGLGRGCGAIIGGMFVTYYGTTATFRWYGICCLFVLGLFIFVNFYRKEQGFISEIPVAEDPHQVAEETSHLAPHGVPSNPIPRALSNTRLNEMNPNGTAYGTYQTSGGNLDIPGGNPFGTQ; encoded by the exons ATGGATCAATACGGTGGTGGTGCTGCTAATCCCTTTGGGGCTCCATCGGGCATGGGAGGAGGTGGCTATGAGCAACAACAATACGGTGattatggtggtggtggtggaggtTATGATCAAACAGCTGGCTATGGTCAAGATGCAGGTGGTTATGGTCAAGGTATGGGTGGCGTTGGTGTACCCCAACAACCTTATGGAGTAGCGGCTAGACCTCGTGTTGATGTAGAAGCCGAAGGCGAAGTAGATCCTTCACT TTATCCAGAACCTAAGGAGGCTACCAATAAAATACGTGGTCATGCTGATGTTGTGGAAATGTTGTTTGGTCCCACAGAGCACGAACTGATACCAgtgaaaagtttttatttctttttctatgCTGCATTTGGTTCGCTTTTTCCATTAATGGGtgtttatttcaaacaaatggGCATGAATCCAGGACAATgcg GTATTTTGATTGGTATGAGACCTTTTGTGGAATTTCTATCGGCTCCTTTCTGGGGTTCATATGCAGATAG ATGTCGCCAGGGTAAAAAGCTGTTATTGGGTTCTTTGGCctgttggattttgttcacaatTCCCTTGAGTTTTATCAAACCTGAGCCGGTCAAGTGCATAGAACGCAATGCCACAGGATTTGTGTTGACCTATACACGAAGTAAACGTGATTTGTCAGCCTTCAATATGGCCGATATTGTAGGAGATAGTGTGGAGACTTTTGATAGTGAAGCAGCAATTAAGGGAGCTCAAACGATGCCAGCTCCTGAGGCTATCGAAGAAAGTCATTCCAG ACGTAAACGTTCAATTTTCCCAAGAATTGATGCTGGTATATCACCCGTCCATATACGTTTTGTAAGTAATTACGATGCCAAGGAACACAATGATTATGTTACTCCAATATTCTCTAGTATGGTTTATAGGACTCCG GATATTCAAAAAGCCTTCTTTTTGCTATTGCTGGTTATACTCATAGGCGAATTCTTTAGTGCTCCTGCCATTACCTTGGCCGATTCTGCTGTAATAACCCTTTTGGGAGAAGATTCCGATAAATACGGCCATCAGCGAATGTTTGGTTCTTTGGGCTGGGGTATTTCGATGTTTGTAGTAGGCATCGTTTTGGATCACTCTACCTCATTTTCCCACCATCCCTGTGGAGCTGGCCACATGGAGAAAAACTACAATGTGTGTTTTGCCATCTTTACGGTACTCATGACCTGTGCCATTATTTCGGCCACGAAAATCACCTTTAAATACGATCCCATAGATCTGGAAGTACAGCCCCAACAAGATGTCATTGATCCCAATAAGAAGGCCGAGGAGGAATCCATGAATCAATTAGCTGCTCAATTGAATTTACCCTCATTGGCAGTGGCTGGATCAAGTGGAACTGGAACAGGAACGGCAACCGCATCGGGAATAGGTGGTCCCACACCCAATATAGGGGCCGAATCGAAAATGTTTGCCCAAACTAATAAAGAAATGCCCGAATGGATGACCGTATTGACCCACATTAAAGATGTGAAGACAGCCTCTTTCCTGTTTGTGGCCTGGTTTATGGGTTTCGGCATTGGTTTGATATTCACCTTCCTATTCTGGCATTTACAGGACTTTGGAGGTTCCCCCACCCTCTTTGGTGTGGCCTCTGTCATTAATCATGTATCGGAAATCTTCGCTTACTTCTTTAGTTTCCGTTTAATAACCAAAATTGGTCATGTTAAGGTCTTGTGTTTGGGCCTAATGGGTAATGTGGTACGTTTTCTGTATATATCCTATATAACAAATCCCTGGATGGTATTGCCCTTCGAGTTAATGCAGGGAATAACGCATGCTGCTGTATGGGCGGCCTCGTGTTCATATATTGCTCACAATACACCAAAACATTTGAGAGGTTCATCGCAGGGTGTTCTCCAGGGAATCCATCATGGTCTGGGACGTGGTTGTGGAGCAATAATTGGAGGTATGTTTGTGACATACTATGGAACAACGGCAACATTCCGTTGGTATGGCATCTGCTGTCTGTTTGTCTTGGGTTTGTTCATATTTGTGAACTTTTATCGTAAGGAGCAAGGTTTCATTTCGGAAATACCCGTTGCAGAAGATCCTCATCAG GTTGCTGAAGAGACTTCCCATTTGGCTCCGCATGGTGTTCCCAGCAATCCAATACCTCGCGCTTTATCAAATACACGTTTGAATGAAATGAATCCTAATGGTACTGCCTATGGAACGTATCAAACCAGTGGTGGCAATTTAGATATACCCGGAGGGAATCCCTTCGGAACTCAGTAA
- the Rpn6 gene encoding regulatory particle non-ATPase 6 codes for MAGATLFERAQALSNVNREEGISLLNKIIREQEVAENDEELIRIKEQGIMQLGELYKQEGKAKELADLIKVTRPFLSLISKAKAAKLVRSLVDMFLDMDAGTGIEVQLCKDCIEWAKQEKRTFLRQSLEARLIALYFDTGMYTDALHLGSQLLKELKKLDDKNLLVEVQLLESKTYHALSNLPKARAALTSARTTANAIYCPPKVQASLDLQSGILHAADERDFKTAFSYFYEAFEGFDSVDNGKALTALKYMLLSKIMLGKSDDVNQIVSGKLAITYSGRDIDAMKSVAEASHKCSLADFQQALKDYHKELAEDVIVQAHLGTLYDTMLEQNLCRIIEPYSRVQVSHVADCIKLPMPQVEKKLSQMILDKKFLGILDQGEGVLIVFEETPTDKTYERVLETIQNMGKVVDTLYQKAKKLS; via the exons ATGGCCGGAGCTACTTTGTTCGAAAGAGCCCAAGCTTTGTCTAATGTCAATCGCGAGGAAGGCATTTCACTTTTGAACAAAATCATCAGGGAGCAGGAAgttgccgaaaatgatgaagaACTCATTCGTATCAAGGAACAGGGCATTATGCAATTGGGAGAGCTCTATAAGCAGGAGGGCAAAGCCAAGGAGTTGGCTGATTTGATAAAAGTAACCCGCCCATTTTTAAGTCTCATAAGCAAAGCTAAAGCTGCTAAACTGGTGCGCTCTCTAGTTGATATGTTCCTCGATATGGATGCTGGAACTGGTATTGAG GTACAATTGTGTAAAGATTGCATTGAATGGGCAAAACAGGAAAAACGCACATTCTTGCGCCAAAGTTTGGAAGCCCGTCTAATTGCCCTCTACTTTGATACTGGCATGTACACAGATGCTCTACATTTGGGATCACAACTTCTGAAAGAGTTAAAGAAGCTCGATGACAAAAATCTGTTGGTGGAGGTTCAATTATTGGAAAGTAAAACCTATCATGCTTTGAGTAACTTGCCAAAAGCCCGTGCAGCTTTGACATCGGCTCGTACCACAGCCAATGCCATCTATTGTCCACCTAAAGTTCAGGCATCTCTAGATCTTCAATCAGGTATATTGCATGCAGCCGATGAAAGAGATTTTAAGACAGCCTTTTCATATTTCTATGAGGCATTTGAGGGATTCGACAGTGTTGACAATGGCAAAGCATTGACTGCTCTGAAATATATGTTATTGTCCAAAATTatgttgggaaaatcagatgatGTCAATCAAATTGTAAGCGGTAAACTG GCCATTACATATTCTGGACGTGATATTGATGCCATGAAATCCGTTGCTGAAGCCTCACACAAatgttcattggctgacttccaACAGGCTCTTAAAGATTATCACAAAGAATTGGCAGAAGATGTCATTGTCCAGGCTCACTTGGGTACACTGTATGACACAATGTTAGAACAGAATCTTTGCCGTATCATAGAACCCTATTCCCGTGTCCAA GTTTCCCATGTTGCTGATTGCATTAAATTGCCCATGCCCCAGGTGGAAAAGAAATTGTCACAAATGATTTTGGATAAAAAATTCTTGGGTATATTGGATCAAGGTGAAGGAGTCTTAATTGTTTTCGAAGAAACTCCCACCGACAAAACCTACGAGCGTGTTTTAGAGACCATTCAAAATATGGGCAAAGTTGTTGACACACTCTATCAGAAGGCCAAGAAATTGTCATAG
- the ave gene encoding sterile alpha motif domain-containing protein aveugle — MVEETTQTNRSKKMAKPKPVYLWNVSDVQKWFRRVNSEYLQYLELFSKHEITGRALLRINDSSLQRMGVTNNRDREAIFREIVKQKLKTDIMEIRDMERIVNQHSTMAKITHKAPAHQK; from the exons ATGGTAGAAGAAACAACGCAAACAAATAGATCAAAAAAGATGGCCAAACCTAAGCCTGTCTATCTGTGGAATGTTTCAGATGTCCAGAAGTGGTTTCGGCGGGTAAATAGTGAATATCTTCAATATTTGGAACTATTTTCAAAG CATGAAATCACAGGGAGAGCCTTGCTACGGATTAACGACTCATCGCTGCAACGAATGGGAGTTACCAACAATCGAGATCGTGAAGCTATTTTTCGTGAGatagttaaacaaaaattaaagactGATATTATGGAAATACGAGACATGGAACGTATTGTAAATCAACATTCAACCATGGCGAAAATAACGCACAAGGCTCCTGCCCATCAAAAGTAA